From one Triticum aestivum cultivar Chinese Spring chromosome 4B, IWGSC CS RefSeq v2.1, whole genome shotgun sequence genomic stretch:
- the LOC123094191 gene encoding uncharacterized protein codes for MADYGYPDGGGEEEDMQWPPAPPAYGYPDDDGGGERPPFVLIDPRAYFADRKNATTAVIDMEAGAPNLRGRLQVTFCAVAPPLVSYFCVHATHMDHTEFLVAPSILATETDGGLALLRVATVDPVYPPDHVRPENCQYFVYDALARKLHQLPQPGFQHRLSEPSLAIMRKPNKSSQNTSKHVSLRPHVHGEAEAEADFVVAAQSYIFWGKESPHICIYDSAIKTWSNKPVVMGSSYPEHHLPSKTLTIRGSNGTVAWVDLWYNIVFCDVLAKCPKLRYLKLPTEPGDGGIDPRSLRDIAVFGNTIKYVAILHHPDTSRWVATAWSIKKGRRSWPKEWHMECELDSTHIKVDAAGRVATFPTLSSLFVGLPTLSLQNDAIVYFLAKIDFGPRQRTAWVLAVDMKNETAEQVVEFPAERTYCVAEGYDASRISAYLQPAPGTQQMPK; via the exons ATGGCAGATTACGGCTATcccgacggcggcggcgaagaggaGGACATGCAGTGGCCACCGGCTCCTCCCGCCTACGGCTAccccgacgacgacggcggcggcgagcggccgcCCTTCGTCCTCATCGATCCACGCGCCTACTTCGCCGACCGCAAGAACGCCACCACCGCCGTCATCGATATGGAGGCCGGGGCCCCCAATCTCAGGGGCCGACTCCAGGTCACCTTctgcgccgtcgccccgccgctcGTTTCCTACTTCTGCGTCCACGCCACCCACATGGACCACACCGAGTTCCTCGTCGCGCCCTCCATCCTGGCCACCGAGACCGACGGCGGCCTCGCCCTCCTACGCGTCGCCACCGTCGACCCCGTCTATCCGCCCGATCACGTGCGTCCCGAAAATTGCCAATACTTCGTCTACGACGCCCTCGCCCGCAAACTTCACCAACTCCCGCAACCCGGCTTCCAACACCGACTCAGCGAGCCCTCGCTCGCCATCATGCGCAAGCCCAACAAAAGCTCCCAAAACACCAGCAAGCACGTCAGCCTACGCCcccatgtacatggagaggccgaggccgaggccgactTCGTCGTTGCCGCACAATCCTACATTTTCTGGGGTAAAGAATCTCCTCACATCTGCATCTATGACTCTGCTATCAAGACCTGGAGCAACAAGCCGGTGGTGATGGGTTCATCATATCCAGAACACcacctcccaagcaagacactcaCCATCAGAGGAAGCAATGGCACCGTGGCTTGGGTGGATCTCTGGTACAACATCGTCTTCTGTGACGTTCTCGCCAAATGCCCCAAGCTTCGCTACCTGAAGCTGCCGACCGAACCCGGCGATGGGGGTATCGATCCAAGGTCTCTTCGCGACATTGCGGTCTTTGGCAACACCATCAAGTATGTCGCGATCCTGCATCACCCCGACACAAGTCGTTGGGTAGCCACAGCATGGAGCATCAAGAAGGGCCGTCGGTCCTGGCCCAAGGAATGGCACATGGAATGCGAGCTCGATTCCACCCATATAAAGGTTGATGCGGCTGGTCGAGTCGCTACCTTCCCAACCTTGTCGTCTCTTTTCGTTGGCCTCCCCACACTCAGCCTGCAGAATGATGCCATTGTTTACTTCCTCGCCAAGATTGACTTCGGCCCAAGGCAACGCACAGCGTGGGTGCTTGCTGTTGACATGAAGAACGAGACTGCTGAGCAAGTGGTGGAGTTCCCTGCTGAGAGGACTTATTGTGTAGCCGAGGGCTACGACGCAAGTAGGATCTCTGCATATCTCCAACCCGCGCCAG GTACACAGCAAATGCCTAAATGA